CCCAGCGACTCAAGCAGTTGCAGGATCGTATTGGACACACCTTATATCTACGCAATCACCGCGGGATAACCCCCACGCCAGCGGGGCTGTCCCTATTGCATATCGCTGAGCAGGTAGAGTCGGCCCTGGAAGCCATAAAGTATTTGGGTGATAACGAATCGGGCCGTCTTTACGGTAGCTTGGCTCTGATAGCCAGCCATAGTAATGCTGAAACACTTATTCCTAAAGCCGTTGCAGATTTCAGAAAATTGCATCCAGATGTCAGTTTTCGTCTCACGACAACAAACAGTCGGCAGGCCAAGCGCAATCGCAATCAGGCAGACCTTATTTTCGTGGAGGATGACAAGGCATTAGGCGATACTGGTGGGTGGATTCAGGAAACGCTTATAGAGACTGATATCAGAATTTTGGTACCGGAGAAACATCGCTGGATTGCGTATGGAAAAGCAATTCCGATAAGCTGGTTGAGTGAAGAAGCGTTAATTTGGAGGGAAGAAGGTTCAGGGATCCGTGAGCATGTCATTGATGCTATTTCAAAACATGGCGTACGCCCAGAAATTCGCTATGAGTTTAATGGTCTTGCAGCCATTCGTAATGCGGTAAGCTGTGGCTTGGGAGTGAGTTTTGTGTCTGGATTAAATGGGATTGACCCCAAATCAGGGGACTGTACACTCCCCATAGATCCGCCAATAAAACATGTGTTATCAGTTATATATAGCGGTGCAAAAAACCATGTTGCGTTGTCTTTTTTATCCCTGCTTAAAAGTCAGTTGGCCAACCGTGGGCCGGACCTGATCCTCTCTTGATGAGGTCGATGGCTTGCTTGTGTAGGGTGTCCAAATAAGATCGAGGTGTTCTCGAACCCTCGGAAATTTTTGCCCTGTGGAATACTTCGGCGCGGCACGGCGTCGGCCAAAACACGGGGTGCTCGTTACCAGGGTTGAGTAGATGCCCCGCCGGACCTCTTACCTGAGACGTATTGGAACTCATCCAGGACGTTACGCCAAGCGTCGGTAAAACCATCTCTTCACCCCTTCCACCGCCATCAGATACACGATGACCATGGCCATAAGTATCGCGAAGAAATCCAATGGCAACGTCACAAATCCCAGTGCGGCGCCTAGTGGGGTCGCAGGCAGTAGGGCCGCCACCGCGACCACGGCTAATGAGGTTCCCGCCAGCACGGGGTGCGGACGGCTGGTCAAGGGATTAAAGCGGGTACGAATGACAAATATTACCAGAACCTGGGTGGCGATGGATTCGATGAACCAGCCGGTGTGGAACATTTCCTCGCCAGCATGGAAAACATGCAACATGACATAAAAAGTGAGGAAGTCGAAAAGCGAACTGATCGGGCCGATCACCATCATGAAGTTGCGAATGAAGGCCATATCCCACTTGTGAGGATGTGATAAATAGCTCTCATCCACGTTGTCCAGCGGGATCGCAACCTCCGAGAGGTCGTAAAGGAAGTTGTTGAGCAGGATCTGTACTGGCAGCATGGGCAAAAAGGGGATGATCAGGGTGGCACCGGCCATACTGAACATGTTCCCAAAATTGGAGCTGGTACCCATCATGATGTACTTCAGCACGTTACCGAAGGTACGCCGCCCTTCTCGAATGCCTTCATACAACACATCGAGGTCGCGTTCGAGCAAGATCATGTCCGCCGCATCCTTGGCTACGTCCACCGCGCTGTCCACGGATATCCCCACATCTGCGGAATGGAGCGAGGGAGCGTCGTTGATGCCGTCGCCGAGAAAGCCCACGACGTGGCTGCGTGCTTTGAGGGCCAGGATGACGCGGTTTTTCTGCGCAGGAGTAACACGGCAAAATAGGTTCGCTTCCTCCACCACCGCCTGCAGGGCGAAGTCGTCCATCTTCTGGATCTCGGCGCCGGTCAGGACCCTGCTCACTGGCAGGCCGATCTGCGCGCAGACGTGGCGGGTGACCAGATCATTGTCACCGGTAACAATCTTCACCGTTACACCGCTTTGGGTCAAATCGCGAACCGCACGCGCGGCGGTTTCCTTTGGGGGATCCAGGAAAGCGGCGAAGCCCGCAAATACCAACTCGGTTTCATCGCTCACCACGGCGTGGGGATGGTCAAGCGGCACACTTCGCCAAGCGATACCCAGCACCCGAAAGCCTTTCTGTCCCAACTCGTCGCACAATGCCCCTGCCCGATCCCGTGTCGGTGTGTCGAATGGGGTTTGGACCCCCTCCACCTCATACGCCACGGCAAGTCGAAGTATGTCCTCGGGAGCGCCCTTCACTACCAAAAGTCGGCTATCGTTTTTTTCCACCAGCACGGAGACCCGCCGCCGCTCGAAGTCGAAGGGTACTTCATCAATTTTTCGCCAGGCACGGACGTTGATTTCCTGATGGGCGAGAATGGCGTCGTCCAGAGGGCTTTTCAGCCCGGTCTCGAAATGACTGTTGAGATAAGCTAATTCCAGCACCCTACCGCTCTCACGCCCCAAGGGATCCACGTGGCGCTCGAGCCGGATGTGCGCTTCGGTGAGCGTTCCCGTCTTGTCCGTGCAGAGCACGTCCATCGATCCCAGATTTTGCACCGACGCCAGGCGTTTGACGATCACCTTTTTCCTGGCCATCCGGATGGCGCCGCGCGCGAGGGTAACCGAAACGATCATCGGTAGGAGTTCCGGCGTGAGCCCCACCGCGAGTGCGACGGCGAACAGAAAGGACTCCAGCAGGGGGCGGTGAAACGCGGTGTTGACGAAAAGCGCGAATAAGGCCAGCAAAACCGTCAGGCGCATGATCAGCATGCCGAATTGGCGTGTGCCCCGTTCGAAGGAAGTCGGGGGTGGCTTGCTGGCCAGGCTGTCGGCGATCTCGCCGAGGGCAGTGCCCAGGCCGGTGCGGCAGACGAGGAGAGTCGCCTTGCCACTGATAACGGAGGTGCCCATGAAGGCCGCATTATCGGCGGTGTCCAGATCTGCTTCCCCGGAAAGCTCGGTCGCATGTTTTTCCACCGGGTACGGCTCACCGGTGAGGAGTGCCTGATTGACAAAAAAATCCCGTGCCTCGATTAGCCGCCCATCTGCGGGGACCGAATCGCCTGCGGTCAGCAGCACCACATCCCCTGGCACCAACTCGAAAATCGGAATGTCGCACGGGCGCCCATCGCGCAAGACGGTGGCGCGCACGGCGACGGATCGCTTGAGCCGCTCGGCCGCCTGCCCAGCGCGGTATTCCTGCACGGTGTCCAGGGCTACGCTCATCACCACCATGGCGCTGATGATCAGGAAACTGGCCTTGTCGCCCGTTACGGCAGAAATCGCGCTGGCGACCAGAAGGATAATGACCAGGGGATTGCGAAAACGGGAGAGAAACAGCCGGAAAAGCGCGCCGCGTCGCGCGGGCCGCAGCGCGTTCGGGCCGAAAGATGCCAGTCGCGAAGCGGTTTCTGCTGTGGTCAAGCCATGAGGGCGGCTATTGAGCGCATGAAAAAGGTTGGGCAAAGGCTGTCGCCAGAAGGCTGCTTCTACTTCCTTGGGCTCAGGCATGGTTCACTTCGCTTTAATTGGTCGGGGCGATAGGATTCGAACTTACGACATCCTGTTCAAAAAGCACCAGGTTAACCACCGTAACATTATGAAATAAAAAAAGAATATCAGATCTTTGCAGCCTCTACAATTTGGCAGTGTGTTGAGTATAACCAATTGTATTATAAATAGGCTATAAAACTGTTATAGAAAAAAACACGTATTTTTCTTCCGACTGGACCACCACCGCAGTACATTCATCTGGAATTGCGGTCGATATGGGGTTGTCGCCGGCAGCGTGCGCTGTGGGTATGGTTTGACGAGGACTGAGATGTGTTCAAATGATCCGGAGGGAACGAAACCTTGAGTCGCCAACATTCTTCGACTAAACCTATAAAGCGTCATTAGCTAACGAAGGAGTATCCCTATGCACAAGCAGGAATTGGTAAATCAGGTCGCTAAGGTGGCAGACGTTTCACAGCAGACGGCGGCGGCGGTCATCAATGCGGTTATTCATGCGGTAACGAACGCTATGGCTGCTGGCGAGAGTGTCAGTTTAGTAGGCTTCGGCTCATTCTCCGTGGCGGACCGCTCCGCGCGGCAGGGGCGCAATCCCGCAACAGGCGTGGCCATTGATATTCCCGCGCGAAAAAGCCCGTCGTTCAAGGCCGGCAAAGGGCTGAAGGACGCGGTTAGGGATAATCGTCTAAGCTCCCCACCTTCCTACTCGTAAGGCCTCCCGTCAACGCGAGAAGAGATTTTGATGCTCGAAAAATGCGTTCATGAAAGCGCCCTCGGGATCGAGCTTCTGGCGCAGCGTATTGAAGGCGCGCAGATTCTCCGCCGGATAAAGATCGTGCATCATTATCGTCGGCTGCACGTACTGCCAGTTCTTGGCCCAGTGCGGCCGCCCCTTGCCGTCCTTGATCCACTTCGGCACCACCTCCTCGATCATGGCCATGTGTGCTTTCATCGCGTGGGAACGCTTCCCCGGATCCGGTTCATCCTTGGGATATGCGCTCAGTATCTCGATCCAGCACACGCGGTCCTCCGGGTTGGCCGAGTACGCCGGAGACAGTAGAGACTGGCTCGCCTTGGTAAACCGCGCATGCAGGCAGGTCGTCAGCGGAAAGTTCCCCTGCTCCTTGTAGGCATAGTTCAACGCCGCATACCACGCTTCGACGACGTTACGAAGCTCCCACGTGCCGTCCGCCTTGACCGGGATCGGGATCGCCACCTCCAGATCAAGGATGGGAAACGCCTGGTCCGCATAGAAGAAGACGCGCGGCGCCTCCGCCACAAAGCCGTGCTTGTCTTCAATTGCCTTGCAGCGATCGCGGATCGTGTTCCAGGTCAGCGGAAGCAGGATGTTCCAGATGATCGGGTTCTCGGCGGTCCAGCTCATCACCGCCGACGCGTATTTGTCGATCCAACCGTCGGGCCGCAACGGAATGTCGCGCATCTCGGTATCCGTCCGGTTGAACTTCTTCACCCAGATGCTGCCGTCGAAGCCACTGCCGGGAAACCAGAACAGCTCGATGTACTCGTTGCCGACCAGCAACTTGTGCAGGTTTACGGTGCTGATCTCGCCGCCCGTCTTCGAAGGATTCGGCCCGACGATATTCTCCGTTGGCACCACAATCTCTTCGTCCAGCAGCTTGAAGACCGGCTCTACCCGCAGCGTCACCCGAGTGATAATGCCCAGCAGCCCCAGGCTCACCCGCGCCGCCGGCATGTCGTTGGGCGTGGTCGCGTCAGAGAACACGTGCACCTCACCGTCGGCAGCGACGAACTCGATCTCGGTGATGAAGTCTGACACCGTCTTCTCGTGCCACCCGGTGCCGTGACACCCCGCAGCCAGAAAGCCCACCGCGTTGATCGAGGCCAGTGCCCCTGTGCTCGGCATGTACATGCGCGGTAGTGGAGAGTCGCGCGTCATGAGCGCATCGCGCACCTCGCTCCATCGCGCCGACGGAAGGATGCTCACAAAGTCCTGCCCGTCCTTCTGCCACCGCCACGCCTTGCGTCCGCCCTCCATGTAGTTCGACAGGTCCACCAGCGTCTGCCCGTTGGCCACCACCAGCGGGCTGAAGGAGTGCCCCGTGCCGAAGCTACGGATCTTGTTGCCGTTGCGGTTGCGCACCAACTCCTGCACCTCTTTCAGGCTGACTGGTTTCAGAATCTCCTCGGGCAGTGACGATAGATTGCCAGCCCAGTTGCGCCACGTCGTACCGTCGCCGCCGTCGATATGGATTGAGTCACTCATGATGTACGCTCTCCTTGCCGGCTCCAGCAAGCCGAACCGTCCATGGAACCACTCGATTGCTACTACAAAACCGCCCGCGCCCGAGATCGCAGGGAAAAAACCCGAAGGTCAATCGACGTTGATCAGTCCCAGCGTATTGCTTAGCGTCGTGCCCGTGATCGTGTAGTTGGCCTTCACCTTGCTGCCCTGCTCGAAGATGAAGGACTGGCGAGCCTCGTTGTCCGTTCCCCAGACCACAAAGACGTATAGTGAGATTATCGATCCATTCGGAACGCCCAGGGCACCCGGATCAATGTCATTTGTTTGCCCTAGGAGAATGTCTCCCGTCGAGCCCGAAAGATGCTTCTCGCCGTTGTCGTCGATATACGCGACCTGCCCGCGAGCCACGAAGCCGCCGCCGTTGTGAAGGCTGAGTTTGCCAATTTTCTGAATTGCCATGTTCGATACTCCTCTTCTCGTGATGATTGACAGAAAAGCTACCGGCAGATCCGTTTCGATCCCCCGCTCCTCTCCGCTGACTCTACAGAGACGCGCCGAGTTCAGCCCTGTCGCAAAGACCGGCACGCATGGCTAAAAACGATCGCGAGTGCTTTGATTAACGCATTGAAGTTAATTAGAAATATGCTGCTATCGAAGGTAAAACAATTGCTGCCAGATGCGGCTCGATATCTCTTGAACTTATCCAGCACGTTTTGACTTGCGGGCTACTCCAGATCAATCCAGCATGCGAATGTCGGATGTCCACTTATAATCACTGGCGGACCCGCTCTGTGTGAATTGAAGCCAGATCGCAACAGCAGCCTTTCAATTCCTAGGGGAGATACAGTAATTAGCCGCTTTGCACCCTGGGCCACTGCGCAGGAAATTGACTCTTCCAGCAATTGCCTTGCGATTGGCGATGAAACCTGGCTTGACGACACGTTTCTTTTGTTGATATCGAGTGCCGCAAATCTTGAAAGTTCCCATACATCTGGTGAACATGGAGGATTAAGACCGTTGTACAGTTGCGGGAAAACCTCACCAAGGAGATAAGGTTTTGTGGTTGGAAGCAGCCTTGCGCACCCTACTATATGGCCATCATCTTCTTCTGCAACGATATAAATTGTGTCGTTGCGGTCAAACTGGTCCATTTCTAATCCGCTTTCCGATCTAAGGTCTTCCCATCCCAGACGCTCGACGAATACCTGATGGCGATATTCTGCCAGTCTTTTGTACTGATTTTGGAGAAAATTTTCGGACCAGTTAGATACAAGCCGCATATATCCTCGCAAACGTGCCTGAATTCGGATGAGAAAATAGCAGGCCCAGTGTTGAGGAAATACTGTCAGATCTTACAGGTAACGGTATCTTTCTGTAACATATTGATGCACTACGATTTTCCAATCTGTCACGTCAATTATTGATCCAAGTATTTCTCTTGTATCTCTTCTCCCAATGTCTATATAGTGGCTATTAATCATCATGATGTTGCTTCGCGCTTCACCTGTCCTCACATAACCCAGCCGTTCTGATATGACATCCAGCTCCCAGTCCCAACCCAGAGAAATATAAGGAATGTCATTGCTCACCCATTCAGTATATCCGGTAATACGGGTTCTACTTGTACCGCCATTCCTGCTTTCATTTTCCTCCTGATCTAGGCCGGATATCATATGTTTCAGCTGGACATCCACCATCGCCTCTGGTGTCAGACGGATATAGCCGTCCTGTGAAATCACCCTATTTTCACCTATCATCTGCTTCATCCCGTACTTTCCCTTGGAATACATTTGTTCTTCCATTTATTAAAAGTCAAGGTTATACAAATCACCCTGCTTGTGACAATGTCAACCATGACAGGAGGTTACAAAAGAGTTTCTGTTGTTTCCCGTTGGCGGCTAAGGAAATGGGGTAAGACTCTCCCCACTATCCAGTGTATGGTATCTGGAAAGGATACGGATGGGTGACAATTTGTACTGCTATCAAAACGGGTAACCCCATCGCTGGTAACGGCAGTCTCTACCGCGACCCGCTCACCTGAGGTCTTGAGTAATCCCTGATCTCACACCTGATCCAGAATGGGTCATGCAGTTTTTCAATAATCCTCTAATTAACCTTGGCAGCGGGGAGAGCCATAGCCCCAGACGGGATTGGCTTTGCGAAATTAGAATGTTAGGAAATTGTGCTATGAATTCTTTCTGGAAAAAGGACCTGCTGCAGGCGCTTGAGCAGGCTACTACCGAATCGCAGATCATGAAGGAACTCGTGCCCATCGCTCACGCACTGGGGTTTGATTACTGCGCCTATGGTTTATCTGCGCCGCTCCCGCTTACGCGGCCGAAAACCATGATCTTCAGCAACTATCCATCAGCCTGGCAGCAACAATATAAGCTAAAGAATTACTACTGTATTGATCCCACAGTACAGCGCGCGAAACGGACAGTTTCGCCGGTCATCTGGTCCGAAGAGGTTTTTGCGGCTACCCCGGAATTTTGGGAAGAGGCCCGTTCGTTCGGATTGGTAGCTGGCCTGGCGCAACCTTCCATCGGAGTAAACGGGATCGGAAGCCTCCTCACGCTTGCAAGATCCGGAGAAAATGTGTCTGCCATCGAATGGGAAAGCAAAGCCATGGAGATCATGTGGTTGTCGCAAATGGCACTGGGTGCCTTATCGCACGTCGCCTTGGAAAAATTCCAACCGGAGACGGAAATCCAGTTATCTGACCGGGAGGTAGAAGTGCTCCGCTGGACAGGTGATGGAAAGACCGCTGGTGAAGTTGCAGGCATATTAGGTATTACTGAACGGACAGTTAATTTCCATATAAGTAATGCTATAAGTAAGTTGCGGGTTAACAACAAGACTGTAGCGGTTCTACGTGCTGCCATGCTCGGTATTCTCTAAGGCTGAACCTTAGACATGCGAGCGCCGGGACCGGTCTACTGATGCGGTGCATTCTGACAGGAGTACTGAGGAAGATGCGACACAACCCCTGTCGTGCAGACATCTAAGATTGGTCGGGGCGATAGGATTCGAACCTACGACATCCTGCTCCCAAAGCAGGCGCGCTACCAAGCTGCGCTACGCCCCGTCGCCGCAGAGAATAGCCGCTCCCCCCGCCGCGGTCAATCTAAACGAGAAAGACGGCGCCGCAAACGGTCCAGTTCCCCACGCGCAAGACCAATACCATCATTCAAGCGTTGGCGCTCCCTGTCGCTGAGTTCCTTACCCTTCTGCACCAGCTCCTCGCTATAAATGGCGATGGTGTCGAGCAGTTCCTCAACCCGTTCATTCATCCGCTCGCGCGAGGCAACGACACGATCCCAGGCCCGATTAGCCTGATGCCGCAATTGTTCGCGGGTGCGATCACCCGTTTGTGGGGCAAAGAGCAAGGCGGTGACTGCGCCGGCCACCGCGCCTGCCACCAAGGCGATCCCCAGGGCGCTGTAGCCAATGCCATTATCGCTATCGCTTTCATAATTCATCATGATCGGACTCCTTCATCAGGTGATAACAGTGGGGGCCTTGCGACCCGTGAGGGTTTCTATTCGGGTGAGATTCCTGCCGAGCTGAATCAGGTCGCGCAAGGCGCGCTGCGGGTCTTGTTGCTGACGCTGCGGGTCCTTTTCCAGATGCTCGTGATAAATACGCAATGTGGCGCCTTCGGTTCCCGTGCCCGACAGGCGGAATATCAGCCGGGCGCCATCGGCAAAGAGCAGGCGCAGGCCCTGATGCGCACTGACACTGCCATCGATGGGATCCGCATAGGTAAAATCATCGGCAGTGAGTATCTCACGTCCCGCCAGTGCCTGACCGGGGAGCACCGGTAATTGGGCGGTCATGCTCTGCATGATTTGCTCGCCCGTTTCCGTCGGGAGCCCTTCGTAATCATGACGGGTGTAGTAATGACGCCCAAACCGCTGCCAATGCTGGGTGACGATGTCGGCCACGGATTGCCCGGTATGTGCGATCACTGAGAGCCAGGCCAGTATCGCCCAGAGTCCGTCCTTTTCACGGATATGGTCCGACCCGGTGCCGAAGCTCTCCTCACCACAAAAGGTGATTTTGCCCGCATCCAGCAGATGGCCAAAAAATTTCCAGCCGGTGGGCGTTTCATAGTGCGCAATACCCAGGGCCTCAGCGACCACATCCGCGGCCTGGCTGGTGGGCATGGAGCGCGCGACGCCCTTCAGTCCTTGGCGGTAGGCGGGGATCGCGGTGGCGTGGGCTGCGAGCACTGCCAGCGAATCACTAGGCGTCACAAAAAAGCGGCGTCCCAGGACCATGTTACGGTCGCCATCACCATCGGATGCAGCGCCAAAGTCGGGTGCGTTCTCCGCGAACAGGTGATCGGCCAGGGGCTTGGCATAAACCAGATTTGGATCGGGATGGCCGCCCCCAAAATCCATGAGCGGGATACCATTGACCACTGTGCCCACCGGTGCCCCCAGACGCTTTTCAAAAATCTCGTGGGCATAGGGACCGGTAATGGCGTGCATCGCATCAAAACGCATCTGGAAGGGCCCCTGCAAGAGCCGTCCCAGCGCGTCAAAATCAAAAATGCGGGCCATCAGTTCTGCATACTCGGCTACCGGGTCGCAGACTTCTACCTGCATCTCACCCAGCAAAAACTTCCCATCATGGTCGATATCGACATCCGTGCTCTCCAGAATCTGATAATCCTGGATGGATTTACTGGCAGCCCAGATGGCATCGGTGATCTTTTCCGACGCGGGTCCGCCGTTGGCTGTGTTGTACTTGATGCCAAAATCGTGGTCAGGCCCCCCGGCATTATGGGAGGCGCTGAGGATGATACCGCCGTGAGCGTTCCGCGCGCGGATGACTGTGGAAACGGCCGGTGTAGAGAAGAGCCCGCCCCGTCCGACAATGACTTTGCCCCAGCCATTCGCTGCAGCCATCCGGAGGATGATCTGTATGGCTT
The sequence above is a segment of the Acidithiobacillus sp. genome. Coding sequences within it:
- a CDS encoding LysR family transcriptional regulator; the encoded protein is MSTKKIDPELLLVWAQAARKGNLHEAADALFMSQPAVSQRLKQLQDRIGHTLYLRNHRGITPTPAGLSLLHIAEQVESALEAIKYLGDNESGRLYGSLALIASHSNAETLIPKAVADFRKLHPDVSFRLTTTNSRQAKRNRNQADLIFVEDDKALGDTGGWIQETLIETDIRILVPEKHRWIAYGKAIPISWLSEEALIWREEGSGIREHVIDAISKHGVRPEIRYEFNGLAAIRNAVSCGLGVSFVSGLNGIDPKSGDCTLPIDPPIKHVLSVIYSGAKNHVALSFLSLLKSQLANRGPDLILS
- a CDS encoding HU family DNA-binding protein — encoded protein: MHKQELVNQVAKVADVSQQTAAAVINAVIHAVTNAMAAGESVSLVGFGSFSVADRSARQGRNPATGVAIDIPARKSPSFKAGKGLKDAVRDNRLSSPPSYS
- a CDS encoding autoinducer binding domain-containing protein; amino-acid sequence: MNSFWKKDLLQALEQATTESQIMKELVPIAHALGFDYCAYGLSAPLPLTRPKTMIFSNYPSAWQQQYKLKNYYCIDPTVQRAKRTVSPVIWSEEVFAATPEFWEEARSFGLVAGLAQPSIGVNGIGSLLTLARSGENVSAIEWESKAMEIMWLSQMALGALSHVALEKFQPETEIQLSDREVEVLRWTGDGKTAGEVAGILGITERTVNFHISNAISKLRVNNKTVAVLRAAMLGIL
- a CDS encoding acyl-homoserine-lactone synthase, whose protein sequence is MRLVSNWSENFLQNQYKRLAEYRHQVFVERLGWEDLRSESGLEMDQFDRNDTIYIVAEEDDGHIVGCARLLPTTKPYLLGEVFPQLYNGLNPPCSPDVWELSRFAALDINKRNVSSSQVSSPIARQLLEESISCAVAQGAKRLITVSPLGIERLLLRSGFNSHRAGPPVIISGHPTFACWIDLE
- the mgtA gene encoding magnesium-translocating P-type ATPase gives rise to the protein MPEPKEVEAAFWRQPLPNLFHALNSRPHGLTTAETASRLASFGPNALRPARRGALFRLFLSRFRNPLVIILLVASAISAVTGDKASFLIISAMVVMSVALDTVQEYRAGQAAERLKRSVAVRATVLRDGRPCDIPIFELVPGDVVLLTAGDSVPADGRLIEARDFFVNQALLTGEPYPVEKHATELSGEADLDTADNAAFMGTSVISGKATLLVCRTGLGTALGEIADSLASKPPPTSFERGTRQFGMLIMRLTVLLALFALFVNTAFHRPLLESFLFAVALAVGLTPELLPMIVSVTLARGAIRMARKKVIVKRLASVQNLGSMDVLCTDKTGTLTEAHIRLERHVDPLGRESGRVLELAYLNSHFETGLKSPLDDAILAHQEINVRAWRKIDEVPFDFERRRVSVLVEKNDSRLLVVKGAPEDILRLAVAYEVEGVQTPFDTPTRDRAGALCDELGQKGFRVLGIAWRSVPLDHPHAVVSDETELVFAGFAAFLDPPKETAARAVRDLTQSGVTVKIVTGDNDLVTRHVCAQIGLPVSRVLTGAEIQKMDDFALQAVVEEANLFCRVTPAQKNRVILALKARSHVVGFLGDGINDAPSLHSADVGISVDSAVDVAKDAADMILLERDLDVLYEGIREGRRTFGNVLKYIMMGTSSNFGNMFSMAGATLIIPFLPMLPVQILLNNFLYDLSEVAIPLDNVDESYLSHPHKWDMAFIRNFMMVIGPISSLFDFLTFYVMLHVFHAGEEMFHTGWFIESIATQVLVIFVIRTRFNPLTSRPHPVLAGTSLAVVAVAALLPATPLGAALGFVTLPLDFFAILMAMVIVYLMAVEGVKRWFYRRLA
- a CDS encoding alpha-D-glucose phosphate-specific phosphoglucomutase, which translates into the protein MAALQIATQPFADQRPGTSGLRKKVKVFQQPHYLENFVQSIFNAIPDRAGETLVLGGDGRFYNREAIQIILRMAAANGWGKVIVGRGGLFSTPAVSTVIRARNAHGGIILSASHNAGGPDHDFGIKYNTANGGPASEKITDAIWAASKSIQDYQILESTDVDIDHDGKFLLGEMQVEVCDPVAEYAELMARIFDFDALGRLLQGPFQMRFDAMHAITGPYAHEIFEKRLGAPVGTVVNGIPLMDFGGGHPDPNLVYAKPLADHLFAENAPDFGAASDGDGDRNMVLGRRFFVTPSDSLAVLAAHATAIPAYRQGLKGVARSMPTSQAADVVAEALGIAHYETPTGWKFFGHLLDAGKITFCGEESFGTGSDHIREKDGLWAILAWLSVIAHTGQSVADIVTQHWQRFGRHYYTRHDYEGLPTETGEQIMQSMTAQLPVLPGQALAGREILTADDFTYADPIDGSVSAHQGLRLLFADGARLIFRLSGTGTEGATLRIYHEHLEKDPQRQQQDPQRALRDLIQLGRNLTRIETLTGRKAPTVIT
- a CDS encoding YtxH domain-containing protein, translated to MMNYESDSDNGIGYSALGIALVAGAVAGAVTALLFAPQTGDRTREQLRHQANRAWDRVVASRERMNERVEELLDTIAIYSEELVQKGKELSDRERQRLNDGIGLARGELDRLRRRLSRLD
- a CDS encoding DUF4902 domain-containing protein, whose product is MEEQMYSKGKYGMKQMIGENRVISQDGYIRLTPEAMVDVQLKHMISGLDQEENESRNGGTSRTRITGYTEWVSNDIPYISLGWDWELDVISERLGYVRTGEARSNIMMINSHYIDIGRRDTREILGSIIDVTDWKIVVHQYVTERYRYL
- a CDS encoding D-arabinono-1,4-lactone oxidase, with product MSDSIHIDGGDGTTWRNWAGNLSSLPEEILKPVSLKEVQELVRNRNGNKIRSFGTGHSFSPLVVANGQTLVDLSNYMEGGRKAWRWQKDGQDFVSILPSARWSEVRDALMTRDSPLPRMYMPSTGALASINAVGFLAAGCHGTGWHEKTVSDFITEIEFVAADGEVHVFSDATTPNDMPAARVSLGLLGIITRVTLRVEPVFKLLDEEIVVPTENIVGPNPSKTGGEISTVNLHKLLVGNEYIELFWFPGSGFDGSIWVKKFNRTDTEMRDIPLRPDGWIDKYASAVMSWTAENPIIWNILLPLTWNTIRDRCKAIEDKHGFVAEAPRVFFYADQAFPILDLEVAIPIPVKADGTWELRNVVEAWYAALNYAYKEQGNFPLTTCLHARFTKASQSLLSPAYSANPEDRVCWIEILSAYPKDEPDPGKRSHAMKAHMAMIEEVVPKWIKDGKGRPHWAKNWQYVQPTIMMHDLYPAENLRAFNTLRQKLDPEGAFMNAFFEHQNLFSR